In Desulfurellaceae bacterium, a genomic segment contains:
- the nirD gene encoding nitrite reductase small subunit NirD has protein sequence MGDFVKVAQKSDIPKDGGKCVEVEDKQIAIFQVDGEYYAIDNICPHQGGPLDEGDLDDTTVTCPWHGWEYNVTNGENLDDPDVKQDTYAVKVDGDDILVEV, from the coding sequence ATGGGAGATTTTGTGAAGGTCGCCCAAAAGAGCGACATCCCGAAGGACGGCGGGAAATGCGTTGAGGTCGAAGACAAGCAGATCGCCATCTTTCAGGTTGACGGCGAGTATTACGCGATCGACAATATCTGCCCCCACCAGGGCGGCCCGCTCGACGAGGGCGACCTCGACGACACGACGGTGACCTGCCCGTGGCACGGCTGGGAGTATAACGTGACCAACGGCGAGAACCTCGACGACCCGGACGTGAAACAAGACACCTACGCCGTCAAAGTCGACGGTGACGATATTCTGGTTGAAGTCTGA
- a CDS encoding flavin reductase, translating into MDADAKKTALRMIPYGLYVLTAEKDGEIAAATVNWVTQTAFDPPLVVVGVKGDSTAHELVKKAGCFALNILGKGQQGPAFAFFKPVEKDGNTINGEAYKAGSTGAPVLESVPAYVECSLEQTVENGDHSIFIGKVVDAVVQKQPDGRADAATLAMADLGEKVFYGG; encoded by the coding sequence ATGGATGCAGACGCCAAAAAGACCGCCTTACGCATGATTCCGTATGGTTTGTACGTGCTGACTGCGGAAAAAGACGGCGAGATTGCCGCCGCAACCGTCAACTGGGTCACCCAGACCGCCTTTGATCCGCCGCTGGTCGTGGTCGGCGTGAAGGGCGACTCGACCGCCCATGAGTTGGTGAAAAAAGCCGGCTGTTTTGCCCTGAATATCCTGGGCAAGGGCCAGCAGGGTCCGGCCTTTGCCTTCTTCAAACCGGTTGAGAAGGACGGCAATACGATTAACGGCGAGGCCTACAAAGCCGGCAGCACCGGCGCGCCCGTGCTGGAGAGCGTCCCGGCCTATGTCGAATGCTCCCTGGAGCAGACGGTTGAGAACGGCGACCACTCGATCTTTATCGGCAAGGTGGTGGACGCGGTTGTCCAGAAGCAGCCCGACGGCCGGGCCGATGCGGCTACGCTGGCGATGGCCGATCTGGGCGAGAAGGTCTTCTACGGCGGCTAA
- a CDS encoding aminomethyltransferase family protein: MQSPLAAWHTAHGAVVTDDRGMALPERFADVEREYRAVQDTAGLIDLSFRVQIGASGEDRVSFLQGMLSNDVESLRPGQGCPATLLTDQGRIVADLRVYALEDGLMLDLDARVKDKTVAALERFIIADDVELADLSADQTTIGVQGPLASHLLEAVGVSVSLSEDCQHAEARLAETAVRIVRASETGLDGYDILVPQARAEAVWQALLEAGRPLGACPVGLGALNMLRIEAGIPWYGVDMDEDRIVLEVGLDHALSFNKGCYLGQEVVERASARGRVNRKLSGLLVQGTEPPQSGDKLFSDTKEVGWITSATLSPRFGRPLALGYVRREYLEPGTRLRIDRNGRPMIAEVAVLPFSYE, encoded by the coding sequence ATGCAATCACCACTGGCGGCATGGCATACCGCCCACGGGGCGGTGGTGACCGATGATCGGGGGATGGCTCTGCCCGAACGCTTTGCGGATGTCGAGCGCGAGTACCGGGCCGTCCAGGACACCGCCGGGCTCATCGACCTTTCCTTCCGGGTCCAGATCGGGGCGAGCGGAGAGGATCGCGTCTCATTTCTGCAGGGCATGTTGTCGAACGATGTCGAGTCCTTACGGCCCGGCCAGGGCTGCCCGGCAACCCTGTTGACCGACCAGGGCCGGATTGTCGCCGACCTGCGTGTGTACGCGCTCGAAGACGGCCTCATGCTCGACCTTGACGCGCGGGTCAAGGACAAGACGGTCGCCGCTCTGGAGCGTTTTATCATCGCCGATGATGTGGAACTCGCAGACCTGAGCGCAGACCAGACCACCATTGGTGTGCAAGGGCCGCTGGCCTCACACCTGCTGGAGGCGGTCGGTGTCTCAGTCAGCCTGAGCGAGGACTGCCAGCACGCGGAAGCGCGGCTGGCCGAGACCGCCGTCCGCATCGTCCGGGCATCTGAGACCGGCCTGGACGGCTACGACATCCTGGTTCCACAGGCTCGGGCTGAGGCGGTATGGCAGGCCCTGCTTGAGGCTGGTCGACCGCTGGGCGCCTGCCCGGTCGGCTTAGGCGCGCTCAATATGCTGCGGATTGAGGCCGGCATCCCGTGGTATGGTGTGGATATGGACGAGGATCGCATCGTCCTGGAAGTCGGGCTCGATCACGCACTCAGTTTCAACAAGGGCTGCTATCTCGGCCAGGAGGTGGTTGAACGCGCCTCGGCCCGGGGCCGGGTGAACCGCAAGCTCAGCGGCCTGCTGGTTCAGGGGACGGAACCGCCCCAAAGCGGGGATAAGCTGTTTTCCGATACCAAGGAGGTCGGCTGGATCACCAGCGCGACCCTGTCTCCCCGTTTCGGTCGACCGCTCGCCCTGGGCTACGTCCGTCGCGAGTATCTTGAACCGGGCACCCGGCTGCGGATTGACAGAAATGGGAGGCCCATGATAGCGGAGGTAGCCGTACTTCCATTCTCTTATGAATGA
- a CDS encoding Glu/Leu/Phe/Val dehydrogenase, giving the protein MHAEDYEQVVFCADRGAGLKAIIAIHDTTLGPSLGGIRMRAYATEDEAVTDALRLAQAMTYKAALAGLDYGGGKAVVIGDHTIKTDDDDHSSRKISSSALPRREMLFRALGRAIESLAGHYIPTEDMGTSTADIERVRKESRFGVGRDTVFGGGGDPSQMTAWGIFCGQRACLEEADGTADFQAKTVALPGLGKVGYPLARYLHEAGARLIVADVDERRTRQAAEDFQARVVSPEDIYTQECDILAPCAAGGLFHSRTIPHLRCRIIGGGANNQLVSDADGDALYERGIVYAPDFAINAGGLINVADELGPGGYRRERAQAKTETIYTTLKTLFAEARQRNIHPHRLAVTLAQERIQAVRQLRRMNAAPA; this is encoded by the coding sequence ATGCATGCCGAAGACTACGAACAGGTGGTCTTTTGCGCCGACCGGGGAGCCGGACTCAAGGCGATCATCGCCATTCACGATACCACCCTGGGACCGTCCCTGGGCGGGATCCGCATGCGGGCCTATGCAACCGAGGACGAGGCCGTCACCGACGCTCTGCGGCTGGCCCAGGCGATGACCTACAAAGCCGCGCTGGCGGGCCTGGATTACGGCGGCGGCAAGGCGGTGGTGATTGGCGACCATACGATCAAAACGGACGACGATGACCATTCGAGCAGGAAGATATCATCGTCCGCTTTGCCACGCCGGGAGATGCTGTTCCGCGCCCTGGGCCGCGCGATTGAATCGCTGGCCGGGCATTATATCCCGACCGAAGACATGGGGACTTCGACCGCGGATATCGAACGGGTACGCAAAGAGAGCCGTTTTGGTGTCGGCCGCGACACCGTCTTTGGCGGCGGCGGCGATCCGTCTCAGATGACGGCCTGGGGCATCTTTTGCGGGCAGCGGGCGTGTCTGGAAGAGGCGGACGGTACGGCCGACTTCCAGGCCAAGACGGTTGCCCTGCCCGGGCTGGGCAAGGTCGGCTATCCGCTGGCCCGCTACCTGCACGAGGCTGGGGCGCGACTGATTGTGGCCGATGTGGACGAGCGCCGCACCCGGCAGGCTGCCGAAGACTTCCAGGCCCGGGTCGTCAGCCCCGAGGACATTTACACCCAGGAGTGTGACATCCTGGCGCCGTGTGCGGCGGGTGGCCTGTTTCACAGCCGGACGATTCCCCACCTGCGCTGCCGGATTATTGGCGGTGGGGCCAACAACCAGCTCGTCAGCGATGCGGATGGCGATGCGCTGTACGAGCGGGGCATTGTCTATGCGCCCGATTTTGCCATTAACGCCGGCGGCCTGATCAACGTTGCCGACGAACTCGGTCCCGGCGGCTACCGTCGCGAGCGAGCTCAGGCCAAGACCGAAACGATCTATACAACGCTCAAGACACTGTTTGCCGAGGCCAGGCAGCGCAACATTCATCCCCATCGCCTGGCGGTCACCCTGGCCCAGGAGCGCATTCAGGCGGTACGGCAGCTGCGCCGCATGAACGCCGCCCCCGCTTAG